In Callospermophilus lateralis isolate mCalLat2 chromosome 10, mCalLat2.hap1, whole genome shotgun sequence, a single genomic region encodes these proteins:
- the LOC143407954 gene encoding IQ domain-containing protein F5-like, whose product MGSDDDAADEKVIISTEDTAAVFIQAWWRGTLVRRTLLHASLRAWTIQLWWRQIRVKLMENRRRNALDFYARKEWAVVTLQAWVRMWRIRTRYCRLLNAVRIIQVYWRWHSCHTRGFIQGDYALKENQLNIQLEISLGSQACKVQQHIPLPLKE is encoded by the coding sequence GCTCCGACGACGACGCCGCGGATGAGAAGGTCATCATAAGCACAGAGGATACTGCGGCTGTGTTCATCCAGGCCTGGTGGCGAGGCACGTTGGTGCGACGCACACTGCTACATGCTTCCCTCAGGGCGTGGACCATCCAATTATGGTGGAGGCAGATACGGGTGAAGCTCATGGAAAATAGGCGGCGTAATGCGCTGGATTTCTATGCGCGGAAAGAGTGGGCAGTCGTCACGCTGCAGGCGTGGGTCCGAATGTGGCGCATCCGCACACGATACTGTCGATTGCTAAATGCTGTCCGCATCATCCAGGTTTATTGGCGTTGGCATAGTTGTCATACCCGTGGTTTTATTCAGGGAGACTATGCTCTCAAAGAAAACCAATTGAATATTCAACTTGAAATCTCTCTGGGTTCACAGGCTTGTAAGGTGCAACAACACATACCCCTTCCATTAAAAGAATGA